A region from the Lolium perenne isolate Kyuss_39 chromosome 4, Kyuss_2.0, whole genome shotgun sequence genome encodes:
- the LOC127292933 gene encoding PRA1 family protein B6-like has protein sequence MRNSGATAASAPPAGMYGSYAAPPTSSGGYAKIPTYPTPPSSYPNPTHVPPASPSPSAPAPIQDPTAPPSSLAKAAELVTRFREQGYALVAARRPWGEVFRTPAFSRPPNLGEAVARMRRNAAYFRSNYALAILAAVAASLLWHPGTLFALLALCAAWFFLYFARPSEPGQPLRILGTEFDDGTVLAALSGVTVVALLFTDVGWNIVGSVMVGVALVAAHAALRSTDDLFLTEQEAAGNGIMAAGINAAGPILPTYVRIA, from the coding sequence ATGCGCAACTCCGGCGCCACCGCCGCCTCGGCACCTCCGGCCGGCATGTACGGCTCCTACGCCGCCCCGCCCACCTCCTCCGGCGGCTACGCCAAGATCCCCACCTACCCAACCCCGCCCTCCTCCTACCCCAACCCAACCCACGTCCCGCCCGCATCGCCCTCCCCCTCCGCCCCAGCCCCGATCCAGGACCCCACAGCGCCGCCCTcctccctcgccaaagccgccgaGCTCGTCACCCGGTTCCGGGAGCAGGGGTACGCCCTGGTGGCCGCGCGCCGGCCCTGGGGCGAGGTCTTCCGCACGCCCGCCTTCTCCAGGCCGCCCAACCTCGGGGAGGCGGTGGCGCGGATGCGCCGCAACGCGGCCTACTTCCGCTCCAACTACGCTCTCGCCAtcctcgccgccgtcgccgcgtcCCTGCTCTGGCACCCGGGCACCCTCTTCGCGCTCCTGGCGCTCTGCGCCGCCTGGTTCTTCCTCTACTTCGCGCGCCCCTCCGAGCCCGGCCAGCCGCTCCGGATCCTCGGCACCGAGTTCGACGACGGCACCGTCCTCGCCGCCCTCTCCGGCGTCACCGTCGTCGCGCTGCTCTTCACCGACGTCGGCTGGAACATCGTCGGCTCCGTCATGGTCGGGGTCGCCCTCGTCGCCGCGCACGCCGCGCTCAGGTCCACCGACGACCTCTTCTTGACCGAGCAGGAGGCTGCCGGCAACGGGATCATGGCTGCCGGCATCAACGCGGCTGGACCCATCTTGCCCACCTACGTCCGCATTGCTTGA
- the LOC127346881 gene encoding E3 ubiquitin protein ligase DRIP2-like, with product METDKGEVRRPRGALADRLTCPLCQDLFREASAFAECLHTFCRECIMKKIDDEEIDSCPVCNVYLGVAPEEKLRPDLNLQSIRNKLFPLKTEAAASKVPTITSPAKRKERSLSSLVVETQKTATHTSLTGQRTKAARRTTTSHLSSIIDNGTMRLLNNSEGRDHKTEKTSAPQSTKMTTSANKTQINADIVASNQPSSEDGKNREAVDNEELQKPIHNLVAASGKRSLRLSLKRLNAAAKEDRTMSTNGKLSTRKDGTVDKLAIAGLKLSAHSNKTTTEHNLKKIPEADARQEVVGYTSTGSLHDGITTPIWLSLVTSPNQLQDKLLPQIPIMNLRIKDRSVQVSSILTYITKKLELESDDKLEILCNEWWPICPSTTLGCLHEQWLSSKPKEKVRATVGGPAKEFVMELSYRRRPAALSLCCMMKTKPVTTSLRCYCMT from the exons ATGGAGACCGATAAGGGGGAGGTACGCCGGCCGCGGGGCGCGCTCGCAGACCGCCTGACCTGCCCGCTCTGCCAGGACCTCTTTCGGGAGGCCTCCGCCTTCGCCGAGTGCCTCCACACAT TTTGTCGGGAGTGTATTATGAAGAAAATAGATGATGAAGAGATCGACTCCTGCCCAGTATGCAACGTTTATCTTGGTGTTGCTCCTGAAGAGAAACTCAG GCCTGATCTCAATCTTCAAAGTATCAGGAATAAGCTGTTTCCACTTAAGACAGAAGCTGCTGCTTCTAAGGTTCCAACTATTACATCGCCAGCAAAGAGAAAAGAGAGGTCCCTTTCTTCTTTGGTAGTTGAAACCCAGAAGACAGCAACGCATACTAGTCTAACAGGACAGAGGACCAAAGCTGCAAGAAGGACAACCACCTCCCATCTGTCTTCTATCATTGATAATGGAACCATGAGATTACTAAATAATTCTGAAGGCCGCGATCACAAGACTGAGAAAACCTCAGCACCACAGTCTACCAAGATGACAACATCTGCAAATAAAACGCAG ATTAATGCAGATATAGTAGCCTCAAACCAGCCATCTTCTGAAGATGGAAAAAATCGCGAGGCAGTTGACAATGAAGAGCTTCAGAAACCCATACACAACTTGGTCGCGGCAAGCGGGAAGAGATCGCTTAGATTAAGTCTTAAAAGACTTAACGCTGCCGCCAAGGAGGACAGAACTATGAGCACAAATGGTAAACTCTCCACAAGGAAAGATGGCACAGTAGACAAACTGGCTATTGCTGGACTAAAGCTGAGTGCGCATTCCAATAAAACAACCACAGAGCATAATCTGAAGAAAATCCCAGAAGCAGATGCTAGGCAGGAAGTGGTTGGTTATACAAGCACTGGTTCTTTGCATGATGGAATAACTACCCCAATCTGGTTGTCACTAGTTACTTCGCCGAACCA GTTACAAGATAAACTGCTGCCTCAGATACCGATTATGAACTTGAGAATTAA AGATAGGAGTGTGCAGGTCTCGTCCATCCTGACCTACATTACAAAGAAACTTGAGCTAGAAAGTGATGATAAG TTGGAGATCCTATGCAACGAGTGGTGGCCAATCTGCCCTTCGACGACGCTCGGTTGCCTACATGAACAGTGGTTGAGCAGCAAGCCAAAAGAGAAGGTCCGGGCTACGGTGGGCGGCCCGGCCAAAGAGTTCGTGATGGAGCTGAGCTACCGCCGGCGCCCGGCAGCCCTGTCTCTCTGCTGCATGATGAAGACGAAGCCCGTGACAACTTCCCTCCGATGCTACTGCATGACCTAG
- the LOC139838988 gene encoding uncharacterized protein codes for MRVNNRDHKEDGKTAAKRMLGLMGKLITLLVQLTGCNFWELLGLTSIWKGWASARCKFFIWTLMLERILTADKLLQRGWENDYFCPLCRRNLETASHIFTECPFSLKVWEHMAVALGLDALKPTNWLDKGLSVLEWYMGLVGRQTKSQRKIIFPASNLICWEIWKERNRRIFEKKELPFTGLLVRIKDEADVWRLAGAPIPLVTQYGGTPFDPG; via the coding sequence ATGCGTGTCAATAACAGGGACCACAAAGAGGATGGGAAAACTGCTGCAAAGAGGATGTTGGGACTGATGGGAAAACTTATTACTCTGCTGGTTCAGCTTACAGGCTGCAATTTCTGGGAGCTGTTGGGACTGACTTCAATCTGGAAGGGGTGGGCGTCGGCAAGATGCAAGTTCTTCATTTGGACGCTAATGCTTGAACGAATACTTACGGCTGATAAACTGCTGCAAAGAGGATGGGAAAATGATTATTTCTGCCCGTTGTGCAGAAGAAACCTAGAAACTGCATCTCACATCTTCACTGAATGTCCATTCTCTCTCAAGGTTTGGGAGCATATGGCGGTGGCCTTGGGGCTGGACGCTCTAAAGCCCACCAATTGGTTAGATAAGGGGCTGTCCGTTCTGGAATGGTACATGGGTTTGGTGGGTAGGCAAACAAAGTCCCAGCGGAAAATCATCTTCCCGGCGTCTAACCTAATCTGCTGGGAGATTTGGAAAGAGCGTAATAGACGAATCTTCGAGAAGAAAGAGCTTCCCTTTACGGGGCTCCTGGTTCGAATTAAGGATGAGGCGGATGTTTGGAGACTAGCTGGAGCCCCGATTCCTTTAGTAACCCAGTATGGAGGAACACCCTTTGATCCAGGTTAA